The genomic region gtgcctcctctggactcattccagcagctccatgtcctttctgtgctggggaaataacaataacaataataataataataaaacatttctattcACCTTAAACCTTACGTTTTAAGCTTTAAACTCTACCTTCAGAACtgcaaggaggaaaataaattggtggttgtttttttttttttccaacaggaaaagggaagagaagctgGAGTGGATGTACCAGGGCCCCGGGGGGATGGTGAACAGGGAGGAATATCTCATGGGGCGCCCTGTGGACAAGTTCATCTTCGAGAAGGCCGAGGACAAGGAGGCAGGGTGTTCCAGTGAGACTGGGCTGCTGCCAGGATCCATCTTTGCCAAGTCTGGGGCCAACTCCGTGCTGGACATGGCCAACAAAATCCGGGAGGACCCTCTGTTCATGATCAGGTGCTGGGAGGGAGCTCCAGGGAGGGGGgtcctggctgggagctgggctgtggggcttAGAAACACTGCAGGGCCACGTTTATATGGGTGTTTGGATTCATACACCTTGGAAATGCCTTTAAATTCAAAAATTTTGGACGTGCCTGTCAATTTTTATAAGTGCCTTTACATTTTTATGAAGGTATTTATCTTATAAACATTTATCTTAAAAGACATATTTatcttaaaaacatatttatctTAATATTTATCTTAAAAGACATTTTCGTGTGTGTCTTTAAATTTAGGGATTTTATAAATGTCTTTCAAGTTTATAAACTCCCATAGATTTTTTATAAATGcctttacatttttataaatatatttatcttcTAAACACtggaaagacatttttataCATCTTTAAATTGATTTGGTTTGTAAATGTCTTTATAAATGTCTTTAACTTTATAAATGTCTTTATAAATGTCTTTATAAATGTCTTTATAAATGTCTTTATAAATGTCTTTAACTTTATAAATGTCTTTAACTTTATAAATGTCTTGAAATTTGTATCTTTCTTTAACTTTGTGTCTTTGACTTTGTAAATATctttatgtttttaaagagGTCTTTACCCTATAAACAGTGTAGAGACATTTTCCCATTtattgaaatatataaatacaaatgtattaaaaataagcaCCAGGCATTTACTGGCATTTGAGGCAGGTTGATGGTAACAAATCTTTGTTTGTCCTGCTTTTTGCACCTTaaatggaggagaaaagggcagaTTCATCCTTTATGTGTTCTTAGAGCTTGCACTTCTCATGAAAACgtgatattttgtgtgtttgaaaacactgatatttttatttttcctgctttagaaagagggaggaggagaagaagagggaaGTTTTGAACAACCCcgtgaaaatgaagaaaatcaaaGCTTTGGTAGGTGcctctcagggttcctttgcaCAGAACACACTGACCCAGGGGGAGGCTCAGAAATCACAAGTTTTGCTGAGCTCTTTCCTGACCAAAACTCTTTAATTTTGAGAGAGGACCCTGTTGGGTGCCTCGGGTTTTGTTCCAGGAGCTTTTCCCCAGAGAACTTTTGATTTTCCCTTGTGATTCTGAGCCCCCTGAGGGGTGGGGATGGTGATAATGACTGACAAGGAGATGGGGttttgctctgcagctgcagaacagtttggacaaaaaggagaagaagaagaagaaggagaagaagaagaagcacAAGAAGCACCGACGGCGCAGCTCCAGCAGCGACAGCTCCAGCAGTGAGGAGGAGAGAAGCAAAAATAAGTaagttttgaggttttgtgGCAAGAATACCTCGTTCCCTCGTTAAATTATTTGGTTTTCAAGTCCTCTCTTTGAGTCTTTAATTGGCTTAAATGTTCCTGTGTTGTTACTTCGTTGGTTTTGCATCGTTAAGGTgccataaaaaataatttaatgttaaaaaaacccccatattCTTGCAGTTCATCTTCACCAAAAGGactgttctgttttctctgtagGTCTCAGAAGAGGATGGACAATTCCTCCTGGAAACCTGCTCCTTACAAAGTCCCAGGATATGGTTTGCAGGTATGTGTGTGTCCCAATCCCAGTGCCCTGAGTGAGGGAAAACCAAAGAGTTTTGGGAGTTTGCTGCAAATCTGCTGCACCAAGTGGAAGAGGATTATGAGGGGAACACGATTTAATGAATTTTAGATTCAATTTGCAGCCATCTAAGccttgaaattaaaattattcagatCCTGGTGGGACTTTTGTCTGCTGAGAATTTGAGTTAAGGTTTGTTTAGTTTCTCAGAGTGTTACCCATGGAATcgtgggatggtttgggttggaaaggaccttaaagatcatttaattccaaccccctgccaagggcaggggcaccttccactatcccaagctccaagccctgtccaacctggccttggacacttccagggatggggcagccccagcttctctgggaaatccattccaacACCTCCCCGCCCTCACAGGGAGGAGTTTCTTCCCTCGTCTCTCCCAACACTCAGCTCGGCTGCCTTGTTTAGTCTTCTGAACATCAggcagaaataacatttttagaCACATTTTTTTTAGGCAAGGGGTGAACAGGAACCTGGGGAGGGACAGAAATAAACCCCAACCACACGTGCACCCCTCCCTGAGGTCTCCTCTGGGGCCTTCCACTGTTCTCCTCCAAGATCCTTCTGAATTGCAGGTGAGAGACTCAGAGCAGAGCCACAGGTCCCgcagctccccagggcctgGCCAGGACAGGGCTCCCCACAGGCCCCGGGGTCGCTCCAGGAgctcctcccgctccccccAGAGACATCCCAGCAGGAGGAACTCGGAGCAATCCGGCTCCAGGGGCTCGGGATCTCCTTCCAAACACAGCAAACAGTGAGTGGGGGTGACCTGGCTCGGGGGGGAAATTCCCTGGGATCAAAATTCCATCTCCTGCCACTTTTGTGTCCTGACATTGTTGCTCAGTGCTGGGTGGAAaggtgggaagggcaggagctgtccaggagcacccagggagctgctggaggggacAATCCCACTCTTCATTTGGGACACCCTCTCTAATCACACCCTTTGGGTATTGCTTGTGACTCTGCTTTATTTGGGCTACCAGTTCTCTTCAGACTCATAATTTATAATTAGAATTCATAATTTATAAATTAGAATAGATACAGAAAAGATGtagaattttggtttttaaactCATATAAAATCAGGTAGCAAGTATTCACTGTTTGCTGATGAAATAATTAGAACTGagtaaaaaagtaaatttataaAAAGTATAATTAAGATTCATTAGAATTTGTTTGCAGGGTGGACAGGTAacagccctgcagctgtgggGGATGTCTTGGCTTCAGAATGTGCTAATAAAGCCAGGGAATGTTCAGAAATGTGATGATCTGTGCTAACAGGGGCGTTTTTTGGGTTGCAGGCACAGCAGTcgggaggagaaggggagagcCAGGAGCCCTTCCCCCAAAAAGAGCTACCGGCGCCAGCACCCCCCGGGTTACACCAGGTGAGGGAGGCTGAGAACCAGCTGGGTGCAGCCTGTGAACCAGGTCTgaaccacagcagagcagatcAGGTGTCCAGAAAGTCAGACACAGAGTCCTCGAGGGCTCAGTGGGTGCTCCTGGGCTTGGCTGTTACGTGACACCTTGGACACCTTCCCAAAAACCCATCCCTGTGCTCGCCGGTCCCtcctgccaggcagggaggAATGTGAGGTGTCTTTGTCCCGTGGGCTGTTAATTAGGAGGTTCTGTTTCACTGCCATCAGGCAAAAAGGACCTCGACAGCATCATCTTACAGGTCAGTTAAACACAGGGAGGCTgaaaagggggaggaaagaggCTCTTGCTGGGCCGTGGTGAAGCTGAATATTTAGATGTATGAGGCTGAATATTTAAAAGCTTTGTTGGTTGGCCACCAGAGAGAAAACCATGCTAAATACCCCTAATTTGGAGCATTATAAGTCATCTTTggtggttggacttgatgaccttaaaggtcttttccagccttaacagTCCCATGGTCTTAAGGGATGGAAAACGAGGGGAACGGGGCCCGGTGTGCTCTTTGTTGACAGCAGTGGTGGTTTCTACCCAAACAGAAAACTCTCTCCAGAGGAACTGGAGCGTAAACGGCAGGAAATGATGGAAAATGCCAagtggagggaagaggagagagcAAACAACCTCAGGAAAcacaggaaggaggaggagctggagcggGAGCTGGAGAAACTCGACGCCAGGGATGGAAAGTTCTTCCAGTGAgtcttttccctccttctcacTCGGGGGAAATCCAGACCACAGCTTCTGAGTGAGGGCCTCAAGCTTTGGGATGCTGCAGATCATGGTGTAGGATCCATCTCCACTGTGTTTTACAGTAGAACTGGTGACATCTGCTGTTCCCAAATTCTCCTCTTAGCCCAAAAGGTGCTTATTTCTGGGATGGCCTACACAGTCAGACTCAGGAAACAGCAACCAGCTGTGTTTTGCCAAcctgtagaaataaaaaaccacCCATCTCCAGGTGGTGTTTCACATGCAGATATTTagaaattttctggttttaagtGCT from Pseudopipra pipra isolate bDixPip1 chromosome 26, bDixPip1.hap1, whole genome shotgun sequence harbors:
- the CWC25 gene encoding pre-mRNA-splicing factor CWC25 homolog, with protein sequence MGGGDLNLKKSWHPQTLRNVEKVWKAEQKHEAERRKIEELQRELQEERAREEMQRYAEDMGTLRKREEKLEWMYQGPGGMVNREEYLMGRPVDKFIFEKAEDKEAGCSSETGLLPGSIFAKSGANSVLDMANKIREDPLFMIRKREEEKKREVLNNPVKMKKIKALLQNSLDKKEKKKKKEKKKKHKKHRRRSSSSDSSSSEEERSKNKSQKRMDNSSWKPAPYKVPGYGLQVRDSEQSHRSRSSPGPGQDRAPHRPRGRSRSSSRSPQRHPSRRNSEQSGSRGSGSPSKHSKQHSSREEKGRARSPSPKKSYRRQHPPGYTRKLSPEELERKRQEMMENAKWREEERANNLRKHRKEEELERELEKLDARDGKFFHRLKLESASTSTLEERVKRNIHSLQRTPAALEKNFMQR